The Flavobacterium commune genome contains a region encoding:
- the nadE gene encoding NAD(+) synthase: protein MTKKSTLKVDQVNTQIVNWLKSYATTTKVNGFVVGISGGVDSAVTSTLCAQTGLQVLCVEMPIHQHVSHVSRAKEHIEQLKKRFSNVSSVHTDLTAVFETFKKEVPANFEENKLNLTLANTRARLRMTTLYYYAGVHGLLVAGTGNKVEDFGVGFYTKYGDGGVDLSPIADLMKSDVFALAEYLQVPNSILTAQPSDGLFGDEKTDEQQLGATYDELEWAMLEDENKNPQNNYSEREKKVFEIYKKLNTINQHKMNPIPVCVINRI from the coding sequence ATGACTAAAAAAAGCACTCTAAAAGTTGATCAGGTAAACACTCAGATTGTCAATTGGTTAAAATCTTATGCAACAACCACAAAAGTTAATGGTTTTGTAGTAGGAATTTCAGGCGGTGTAGATTCGGCTGTAACCTCTACTTTATGCGCTCAAACCGGACTTCAGGTTTTATGTGTTGAAATGCCAATCCACCAACATGTCAGTCATGTAAGCCGCGCTAAAGAGCATATTGAACAACTTAAGAAGCGTTTTTCTAATGTGAGTAGTGTACACACTGACTTAACAGCTGTATTTGAAACTTTTAAAAAAGAAGTTCCTGCCAACTTTGAAGAAAACAAACTTAATCTAACCTTAGCCAACACCCGCGCACGATTAAGAATGACTACCTTATATTATTATGCAGGAGTTCATGGACTATTAGTTGCAGGAACCGGTAATAAAGTAGAAGACTTTGGCGTAGGTTTCTACACTAAATACGGTGATGGCGGTGTCGATTTAAGTCCGATTGCCGATTTAATGAAATCAGATGTTTTTGCTTTAGCCGAATATTTACAAGTCCCTAATTCTATCTTAACAGCTCAACCTTCAGATGGTTTATTTGGAGATGAAAAAACCGATGAGCAACAATTAGGTGCCACTTATGACGAATTAGAATGGGCAATGCTCGAAGATGAGAATAAAAACCCCCAAAACAATTACTCTGAAAGAGAAAAAAAGGTGTTTGAAATCTACAAAAAACTCAACACAATCAACCAACACAAGATGAATCCAATACCAGTTTGTGTAATTAATCGGATTTAA
- a CDS encoding response regulator transcription factor, producing the protein MIKVCLADNFPVVHFGVKSYFKDHSDISITANVGSFLMIRDILLTKEIDVLVLDLELEGLSSIFEVKALLKNFPKTKIIIFSGLSEQIYAPNAIKAGVSGYVHKKEKLETLGQSIIKVHQGKIIMNETVKKNLALIAKQSKSERLYRKLSNREVEVLRYLSGGKKNHEIAEILGLNEKTISTYKLRLLTKLNVTNLVDLVNKAKSLEIV; encoded by the coding sequence ATGATTAAAGTTTGTCTAGCCGATAATTTTCCGGTAGTGCATTTTGGAGTAAAGTCGTACTTCAAAGACCATTCAGACATATCAATTACTGCCAATGTTGGTAGTTTTTTGATGATAAGAGATATACTCTTAACAAAAGAAATTGACGTTCTTGTCTTAGACTTAGAACTTGAAGGTCTTTCGAGTATTTTTGAAGTAAAAGCGCTTTTAAAGAATTTCCCTAAAACTAAAATTATTATTTTTAGTGGACTTTCTGAACAAATTTATGCTCCTAATGCCATCAAAGCTGGAGTTTCCGGATATGTTCATAAAAAAGAGAAATTAGAGACTCTGGGACAATCTATAATCAAAGTTCATCAAGGTAAAATTATCATGAATGAAACGGTTAAGAAAAACCTGGCTTTAATTGCCAAACAAAGTAAAAGCGAGCGTTTGTACCGTAAACTTTCTAACCGTGAAGTAGAAGTTTTACGTTATTTAAGTGGTGGAAAGAAAAACCACGAGATTGCAGAAATCTTAGGTTTGAACGAAAAAACCATTAGTACTTATAAATTACGTTTATTAACGAAACTAAATGTTACTAACTTAGTTGATTTAGTAAACAAAGCTAAAAGTTTAGAGATCGTTTAA
- the gldB gene encoding gliding motility lipoprotein GldB, producing MKTCVFSLVLLFFFLSCETKNKTEKAVEAISVDLKVVRFDKIFFETAPEDLPKIKKEFPFFFPTGNDAAVWLEKMQNPLWRELYSEVQKKFSNFDLYKAELEGVFKHIKYNFPKTVTPKVYTIVAEMDYNNKVIYADSLLIISLEMYLGKEHKFYQFPNYLKQNFEPRQMMPDVVESFARRQIPPSIEKNFLAAMIYSGKQLYLKDKLLSEDYTDADKIGYTAEQLLWCQENESYMWRYFIEDQLLYNDDPKLIPRFISPAPFSKFYLEIDNESPGKVGAWIGWQIVRSYMKNNEVSLPQLMQMSAKEIFEKSNYKPKK from the coding sequence ATGAAAACTTGTGTATTTTCCTTAGTTCTATTGTTCTTTTTTTTGTCATGTGAGACTAAAAATAAGACAGAAAAAGCAGTAGAGGCTATTTCGGTTGATTTAAAAGTGGTACGATTTGATAAAATATTTTTCGAAACCGCTCCTGAGGATCTGCCAAAGATTAAAAAAGAATTTCCTTTTTTCTTTCCGACCGGAAATGATGCTGCTGTTTGGTTAGAAAAAATGCAAAATCCTCTTTGGCGTGAATTGTATAGTGAAGTTCAAAAAAAGTTTTCCAATTTTGATTTGTATAAAGCAGAATTAGAAGGGGTTTTTAAGCATATAAAATACAATTTTCCTAAAACAGTTACGCCTAAAGTATATACTATTGTAGCTGAAATGGATTATAATAATAAGGTGATTTATGCTGATAGCTTATTGATTATTTCGCTTGAAATGTATCTGGGGAAGGAACATAAATTTTATCAGTTTCCGAATTATTTAAAACAAAATTTCGAACCCAGACAAATGATGCCTGATGTTGTAGAAAGTTTTGCAAGAAGACAAATCCCGCCAAGCATAGAAAAAAACTTTTTGGCGGCTATGATTTATTCCGGAAAGCAATTGTATTTAAAAGATAAATTGTTGTCAGAAGATTATACTGATGCGGATAAAATAGGTTACACAGCTGAGCAATTGTTGTGGTGTCAGGAAAACGAGAGTTATATGTGGCGTTATTTTATTGAAGATCAATTGCTGTATAATGATGATCCTAAGTTGATTCCTAGGTTTATTAGTCCAGCGCCTTTTTCTAAATTTTATTTAGAAATTGATAATGAGTCTCCGGGTAAGGTAGGAGCCTGGATTGGTTGGCAAATTGTGCGTTCGTATATGAAAAATAATGAAGTATCTTTGCCGCAATTAATGCAGATGAGTGCAAAAGAAATTTTTGAAAAATCAAATTATAAACCTAAGAAATAA